TTTGATATCGCTTACCTTCATCAATATCAAAAGCTTATCCTCTTTTAGCTTCGTAAAATATTCAATTTTTCCTGTATCCAGACCATCAACAATATCATAATCTACACAAGACTTTAGGGCAAAGGCCAAGGTATCTTTTTGTTGTACTTCCTTTGTCATCTTGGCTATATCAACATCTAAAAGTTGTCTTCTGGCATCAACTTTTTCAATTGCTGCATTCGGATTGTTGGCACGCATGTACACCCCATACATTGACAAACCAAAAAGAACAGCAAAAACAACAACCAACAGTAAACATCCACAACCTTGCCACAAGGGTCTTTTCGCAGGATCAATCCTATTTTCATTCTCTAGGCTCCTCAACATCTCTGGAGTAAACTGTGCCTTTGAATAGGTTTTCTTACAATGTGAACATTCTGCAACATGGGTCTTGAAAAGTGGTATTATGGGAATCCAGAAAAAATGAAAATACTTGCTGAAAGTTGAAACCGTAAATGAATCTTTCGTTTGGCAATAGGGACAAGCTGTGCCTTTTAGTTTTCGCTCCTTAATTTTCGATGCTCGGGTTCCAAAGAAGAAAATCATAAGACAGGTTTTTAATCAAACCAAAAGTAGCACAACCATCATCTAAAAACTTCACGGTTTTAAGGGGTTTTACGCAGCTCTTGACTTAAAAAAACAGTATCTATCACATTTGTTCCCTTACTAAGGTTATTATTTTGTAGAGCAAAACCACCTCAACGATAACCGTGGGAAAAAATAAAAACAAGGCCAATGGAGCCAAAAAAACTGTTAATAGACAAAGGGACATCAATACTTCCATGCCACCAGCTGCAAAAGCTATAGTTCTTAATTGCTTTCCAACTTTCAAAATAGCTATCCCGAATAGAATTCCTATAGCACCAAAAGAAATCGATTCCGCCAGTATTACAATTTCAAAACCGAAGGTATCGTGAAAAACTGAAATAATATCATAGATATAGAAAAGGAAGAGTATAAAAATAAATAATACTGAAGCAATTTTCATTAAATAGCTTTTCAGTAGTTTTCCGGATATCAAAAAACCATAGATAAACAGGGTATTAAAAACAAGCACCAAAATTTTCATTGCAACGTGTCCCCATGTGCCGTAAATTAATTCTCCATCCTCAAACCGAATGTAATCTGCGATTCCTTCGAATACCGCTACAATTAAAAATAAAATTCCAGCTATCAATGAAACGGTCAATAAGTTATGGATGGATTTCGCTTCCTTTGGAGGTACTGTAATTATTCTATTAACAGCATTTTCATTATCTGTTTGATGTAGGGTCTCAAAGTCGTAATCCAAGGCTGATAAAATTGTTTTTATCGTATAGCTTCTTGGGGACACTTCTCCACTTTCGATTCGTTGTAAGGTTCTTACATTGATGTTGCACCTATCAACCAATTCTTCTTGGGTGAATCCCTTTTGTTTTCTTAGTTCTACAATCTTCAATCCTAACTCTGGCTGTTGCATGGCAATCTCTTTTAAATTCTTTCAGCAATGTTAAGTCCAAGATAAATTAAGCCCAAGGAATTTGATGGGTTTTGACCCGACATTTAGACGGCATTTGACATCTGAATCAACAACATACGGACGATTTCAAAAATACCATCATAAAATATATAGGGTTAAAATTTTATCTTAGGGTCATGCCAAAAAAAACAAAAACCTATTTCAATTGGAGTTCTGGAAAAGACTCAGCTTTGGCGTTTTATTACCTACAACGGAAAAATAACGTAGAAATCGACCTTTTGTTAACGACCTTGAATAAACATCATAACAGAGTGTCCATGCATGGTCTGCACAGGGAGGTTCTAGAAGCACAGGCCAAAGCTATAGGAACACCTTTGGATATCCTCGAAGTTCCTGAGAACCCAAGTATGGATGAGTACAATGCCCTAATGAAAAACAAAGTCCTGGATTTAAAATCCAGAGGATACACACAAACTGTTTTTGGTGATATTTTTTTAGACGATTTAAAGCAATATCGTGAAGATATGCTCCAACCTCTTGGCATTGAACCCATTTTTCCCATTTGGAAGAAAGATACCAAAGCCTTGATTCATGAATTTATTGAATTAGGATTCAAAGCGGTGATTGTATGTATCAACAATTCCAAATTGAATGCATCCTTTCTCGGAAAGGAACTGTCTGTGGAACTCGTTGAAAAATTTCCAGAGGATATTGACCCTTGTGGGGAAAATGGGGAATTTCATACTTTTTGTTTTGATGGGCCCATTTTTCAAACCCCTGTTCCTTTTGAAATTGGAGAGAAGGTCTTTAGGGATTACGATAATCCTTCGGATATAAAGAATAGCATTACGTTTGGGTTTTGCGATATCAAGCTAAAAAATTGAGTTACTTTATTGCAGATGTTTAAAATACACTTCGATACTTTGACTATGCTCGGTACAGGCAGGCTCAGTTTGACAAACTTCTGGCATTAACGTTCACAAGCTTATTTGAAAGCATCATAAACCAGTTTAACAAACTCCCCTATTTTGTTGGGTTCCAACCATCGGGTGACCAACATTAATCCCGTTTTTTGGTCTATCACAATAAAATTACCTCCAAAACCAGCAGCATAAAAAATATGTTCTGGAACTCCTTCCCAATGGCGAGACCCTTTTTTGTTTAACCACCACATGTATCCATAATTTGTGTTTGGTACGGAAGGTGCAACGGCTTTTGCAATCCAATCTTCACTTATCAATTGTTCATCTTCCCATTTACCATTATTAAGGAATACCAAACCAAATCGAGCCATATCTTCGGTACTGATGAAAAGACCAGCTCCCGAATGTCCACCACCTGTAACAGATTTCATTTGTATCCCATCAATTTCGGTCCAGGCATGGTCATAGCCATACCAACGCCATGTTGTTGAGGCATTTATCTTATCCATAAAATTTTCTTTCAATACCGTTGGCATGGGCTTGCGCCAAACGTGGGTAAGCGAATAGGATAAAACATTAACACGAACATCATTGTATTCCATTACCGTACCTGGTTCGTTGAGCTTTCTAAATTTCCAATCGTCCAAATCACCTTCTTTTGGAGGCCTATCTGCCCAGTCTTTTAGTCCCCAAAGTTCGCCCGACCAATCTGAATTCTGTTGGAGCAAGTGCTCCCAAGTGATTTTACTATTGTGCTTGCCATCAAAAGTACCGTCCCAAATGTAATCTTCAACCTTGTCATCTACATTGGCAATTAGTCCTTTATCCACGGCCAATCCAGCCATTGTGGAAAGAAAACTTTTGGTCACGCTAAAGGTCATGTCCACTCGCTTGGTATCTCCCCATGATGTAAGGAGATACCCGTTTTTTAAAATCATTCCTGCAGGCCCACCACGTTTCTTGGTAGGTCCTAAAATCTCATGAAACGGTTCGCGTTGAAAGCCTTTTAAAATGGCTTGGCGTAAATCCTTAGAACCAGAGTATTCGTTCTGCTTTGCAAAATCTACTGCTGCCTTCAACTTGCTTTCATCAAAAGAAAATTGATTCTTTTCAGCGGATTGCCATGCTTCATTACGTTCTGGAAAATAAAAATCTTGACAAATTCCAAAATGGGCTGAAAAAACAAAAAGAAGTATTACTGTTGCTTGGAAGGCCTTTTTCATTTGTAGTAACTCTTGGTTTGGGAAATGAAGTTACTAAATGAAAGTCGATTCCAGGTAGTTCTACAAAAATTATCCTTAAAACCGTTTCTTTAGAATCAACTCTTCTTTATCATCGTAGTACCGCCAAGTACCCACTTGTTGGTCATTTTTAAAACGCCCTGTTATTTTTTCAGTACCATTGGTATAGAATTCCGTATAACGACCATGTTTAAGACCGTCCTTTAGCTCGACCTCAAATCTGGGTTTTCCGTTCGGATACTTTTTAATATATAATTTTGCATTAAGGTCTGAAGGGTATATCGGTTTTAAATTAAAGATAGCTTCCGTAATCCCTTGTTGTTTTATAGGCTGATTTTTAGGTTTGGGTCGCATAGTATCTTCTTGAAACTGTGCCTTCTTTTTAACCTTTTCCACAT
The nucleotide sequence above comes from Flagellimonas sp. HMM57. Encoded proteins:
- a CDS encoding zinc-ribbon domain-containing protein, translating into MIFFFGTRASKIKERKLKGTACPYCQTKDSFTVSTFSKYFHFFWIPIIPLFKTHVAECSHCKKTYSKAQFTPEMLRSLENENRIDPAKRPLWQGCGCLLLVVVFAVLFGLSMYGVYMRANNPNAAIEKVDARRQLLDVDIAKMTKEVQQKDTLAFALKSCVDYDIVDGLDTGKIEYFTKLKEDKLLILMKVSDIKKIDVQYRKELIDVIEDCLYAMDRDNLIKETYIGVEGKWNTVLVKTPFDEDLGGRFADKNLLLPFYGIRDTTLTTTKIKDTFMLE
- a CDS encoding helix-turn-helix domain-containing protein, which translates into the protein MQQPELGLKIVELRKQKGFTQEELVDRCNINVRTLQRIESGEVSPRSYTIKTILSALDYDFETLHQTDNENAVNRIITVPPKEAKSIHNLLTVSLIAGILFLIVAVFEGIADYIRFEDGELIYGTWGHVAMKILVLVFNTLFIYGFLISGKLLKSYLMKIASVLFIFILFLFYIYDIISVFHDTFGFEIVILAESISFGAIGILFGIAILKVGKQLRTIAFAAGGMEVLMSLCLLTVFLAPLALFLFFPTVIVEVVLLYKIITLVREQM
- a CDS encoding diphthine--ammonia ligase, which codes for MPKKTKTYFNWSSGKDSALAFYYLQRKNNVEIDLLLTTLNKHHNRVSMHGLHREVLEAQAKAIGTPLDILEVPENPSMDEYNALMKNKVLDLKSRGYTQTVFGDIFLDDLKQYREDMLQPLGIEPIFPIWKKDTKALIHEFIELGFKAVIVCINNSKLNASFLGKELSVELVEKFPEDIDPCGENGEFHTFCFDGPIFQTPVPFEIGEKVFRDYDNPSDIKNSITFGFCDIKLKN
- a CDS encoding serine hydrolase, with amino-acid sequence MKKAFQATVILLFVFSAHFGICQDFYFPERNEAWQSAEKNQFSFDESKLKAAVDFAKQNEYSGSKDLRQAILKGFQREPFHEILGPTKKRGGPAGMILKNGYLLTSWGDTKRVDMTFSVTKSFLSTMAGLAVDKGLIANVDDKVEDYIWDGTFDGKHNSKITWEHLLQQNSDWSGELWGLKDWADRPPKEGDLDDWKFRKLNEPGTVMEYNDVRVNVLSYSLTHVWRKPMPTVLKENFMDKINASTTWRWYGYDHAWTEIDGIQMKSVTGGGHSGAGLFISTEDMARFGLVFLNNGKWEDEQLISEDWIAKAVAPSVPNTNYGYMWWLNKKGSRHWEGVPEHIFYAAGFGGNFIVIDQKTGLMLVTRWLEPNKIGEFVKLVYDAFK